A single window of Mycolicibacterium aurum DNA harbors:
- a CDS encoding class I SAM-dependent methyltransferase: MSRPDTAQRSLDHWSEAGRSEMEAFYALATEDYRQLAAARPWSSDLARHAVDGRVRLLDVACGSGKFPTALLAAGLPARPVVDVDLLDPSAFSIAEARGALVPPFAAAGEHEVFLQDFTGTGYDVAWATHALYALPPAELGAGVAKMVAALRPGGFGAVAQASSRSHYLTFYDAYCTSFAPDATPYTDAEDVAAALRAAGARVEIQVLPYRTGTSDRAVAEGFLQRCAFDDAVSLDQMEASEVLGAYLAGCRGIDGAYEFQHEAHLITWQQP, encoded by the coding sequence GTGAGCCGACCCGATACCGCGCAGCGCAGCCTGGACCACTGGAGTGAGGCCGGCCGGTCGGAGATGGAAGCGTTCTACGCCCTGGCCACCGAGGACTACCGGCAATTGGCCGCTGCCCGACCGTGGAGCTCCGACCTGGCCAGGCACGCGGTCGACGGTCGGGTCCGGCTGCTTGACGTGGCGTGCGGGAGCGGGAAGTTCCCGACCGCGCTGCTCGCTGCGGGGTTGCCCGCACGACCGGTTGTCGACGTCGATCTGCTCGACCCCTCCGCGTTCAGCATCGCCGAGGCGCGCGGGGCGCTTGTCCCGCCGTTCGCCGCCGCGGGTGAGCACGAAGTATTTCTGCAGGATTTCACCGGCACCGGTTACGACGTCGCCTGGGCGACGCATGCGCTGTACGCGCTGCCGCCCGCCGAACTCGGCGCCGGCGTCGCGAAAATGGTTGCGGCACTGCGACCCGGTGGATTCGGTGCCGTCGCGCAGGCGTCGTCCCGTTCGCACTACCTGACCTTCTACGACGCCTACTGCACCTCGTTCGCGCCCGACGCCACGCCCTACACCGACGCCGAAGACGTCGCAGCGGCACTTCGCGCCGCCGGCGCGCGAGTGGAGATCCAGGTGCTGCCCTACCGCACCGGCACGTCCGATCGCGCAGTGGCCGAAGGATTCCTGCAACGCTGCGCGTTCGACGACGCGGTGTCGCTGGACCAGATGGAGGCCAGCGAGGTGCTCGGCGCGTATCTGGCCGGCTGCCGCGGTATCGACGGCGCCTACGAGTTCCAGCATGAAGCCCACCTGATCACCTGGCAGCAGCCATGA
- a CDS encoding MmpS family transport accessory protein, translated as MVGVMKRHWTVLVAVLVIAVVVFSIDRLQGIFGSTDETSRPAADSLENTGYNPKRVLFEVFGSPGTTATINYLDENAQPQRVDDVPLPWSHNLVTDDPTLFADLRAQGDATPITCRITVNGIVKDERSTSNVNGYIACLDKSA; from the coding sequence ATGGTCGGAGTGATGAAGCGCCACTGGACGGTTCTGGTGGCCGTCCTGGTCATCGCCGTCGTCGTGTTCAGCATCGACCGCCTCCAGGGCATCTTCGGCTCCACCGACGAGACCTCGCGGCCGGCCGCCGACTCGCTGGAGAACACGGGATACAACCCCAAGAGGGTCCTGTTCGAAGTCTTCGGCAGCCCCGGTACCACTGCCACCATCAACTACCTCGACGAGAACGCTCAGCCGCAGCGCGTCGACGACGTGCCGCTGCCGTGGTCGCACAACCTGGTCACCGATGACCCCACACTCTTCGCGGACCTACGCGCCCAGGGCGACGCCACCCCGATCACCTGCCGGATCACGGTCAACGGCATCGTCAAGGACGAGAGGTCCACCAGCAACGTGAACGGATACATCGCCTGCCTGGACAAGTCGGCATGA
- the mbp1 gene encoding microaggregate-binding protein 1: MSNNSGPIAALRALVDGSVGLAKQVVGILIGNDRLQEEGKAQQDKAEAEKDVAKKEAEAETARAEAKTQEARQKAAQKS, encoded by the coding sequence ATGAGCAACAACAGCGGTCCGATCGCGGCTCTGCGCGCCCTCGTCGACGGCAGCGTCGGCCTGGCCAAGCAAGTTGTCGGCATTCTCATCGGCAACGACCGACTGCAGGAAGAAGGCAAGGCGCAGCAGGACAAGGCTGAGGCCGAGAAAGACGTTGCGAAGAAAGAGGCCGAGGCCGAGACCGCTCGCGCCGAGGCCAAGACTCAGGAAGCGCGTCAGAAGGCTGCGCAGAAGTCCTGA
- a CDS encoding methyltransferase, whose product MGPPLPLDGLRAQLLDRPALPALSPQRYAHTHSVYEAASDQRPKLQSWLATALPPMLPGRDPVRVVGVGVGDGSVDAPLAAALAADGRRVHYTGVEPHRPSAAAFTTRLAALDVATLTPAVVVGEFADHDAGPPADLLHFVHSLYYVADLSAALDHGLSMVRPGGLLVAAVAPLRPLCVLTELLCPWAELTPWFAEDVHAQLELRGLSARTDTETIVGHLDVREALSDSLGRGEAVLDFLIGARSRALESESREWLFDYLREISLPGRPGVLPHPVDVIVTRVP is encoded by the coding sequence ATGGGGCCGCCCCTGCCCCTTGACGGACTACGGGCACAGCTCCTGGATCGGCCTGCGCTACCTGCGCTGTCGCCGCAGCGATACGCACACACCCACTCGGTGTACGAGGCGGCGAGCGATCAGCGCCCGAAACTGCAGTCGTGGCTGGCCACCGCATTGCCGCCGATGCTTCCCGGTCGCGACCCCGTACGCGTCGTCGGCGTCGGCGTCGGCGACGGAAGTGTCGATGCGCCGCTGGCCGCCGCGCTCGCCGCAGACGGCCGCCGAGTGCACTACACCGGGGTGGAACCACACCGCCCCTCGGCCGCGGCGTTCACCACCCGGCTCGCCGCGCTCGACGTCGCGACACTGACACCGGCCGTCGTCGTCGGAGAGTTCGCCGATCACGACGCCGGTCCGCCCGCCGACCTGCTGCACTTCGTGCATTCGCTGTATTACGTCGCCGACTTGTCGGCGGCGCTGGACCACGGGTTGAGCATGGTCAGGCCCGGCGGGCTGCTGGTGGCCGCCGTCGCACCGCTGCGGCCGCTGTGCGTGCTGACCGAATTGCTCTGCCCCTGGGCCGAGCTGACACCCTGGTTCGCCGAGGATGTCCACGCGCAGCTCGAGCTGCGCGGTCTGTCCGCGAGGACCGACACCGAGACCATCGTCGGACACCTCGACGTGCGCGAGGCCTTGAGTGACTCGCTCGGTCGTGGTGAGGCTGTGCTGGACTTCCTCATCGGAGCCCGTTCGCGTGCCCTCGAATCCGAATCCCGCGAGTGGTTGTTCGACTACCTGCGCGAGATCTCGCTGCCAGGGCGCCCCGGCGTGCTGCCCCACCCTGTCGACGTCATCGTCACCCGGGTGCCCTGA
- a CDS encoding phytanoyl-CoA dioxygenase family protein, whose product MIRNPYLSESTAAGTPSDVAVEWDRGNDQWWDWYMSLADGPAPDGPLVDPPSHDPGPLPSDDEVAAELAEPYSLTNGQIQQFRSDAFIKLPGVLSPGTVERLRARLRKMLDESVDAAVGFQSREMMWLEDDLIRAAVLSPRIGGISAALLGTRQVRLYHDNALSKEPGAGRTPWHYDAHHFPLDSPDVLTAWIPLQPTPREMGPLAFACGADVAALVADVEFDKHGTSYDRRVSEIFRAHAVPVEDGPFAAGEVSFHAAGCFHNAGANRTTTARVVLATTYFADGTRVVPNPTMVSGDWRKFIPGAEPGQVVASPFNPLLARLRD is encoded by the coding sequence ATGATTCGTAATCCATACCTGTCCGAGTCGACGGCGGCGGGTACGCCGTCCGACGTCGCCGTCGAATGGGACCGAGGCAACGACCAGTGGTGGGACTGGTACATGTCGCTGGCCGACGGCCCAGCGCCCGACGGTCCGCTCGTCGACCCGCCTTCTCACGATCCTGGCCCGCTGCCGTCCGACGACGAGGTGGCAGCCGAACTCGCCGAGCCCTACTCGCTCACGAACGGGCAGATCCAGCAGTTCCGGTCGGACGCCTTCATCAAGTTGCCCGGGGTGCTGTCGCCCGGCACGGTGGAGCGGTTGCGGGCTCGGCTGCGGAAGATGCTCGACGAATCCGTCGATGCCGCAGTGGGATTCCAGAGTCGCGAGATGATGTGGCTGGAGGACGACCTGATTCGCGCGGCGGTGCTGTCGCCTCGGATAGGCGGCATCAGCGCTGCGCTGCTCGGCACCCGTCAGGTGCGGCTCTACCATGACAACGCATTGTCGAAGGAGCCTGGCGCGGGCCGCACGCCGTGGCACTACGACGCCCACCACTTTCCACTGGACTCACCCGATGTGCTGACAGCATGGATTCCATTGCAGCCCACCCCGCGTGAGATGGGGCCGCTGGCCTTCGCCTGTGGTGCCGACGTCGCAGCCCTGGTCGCCGATGTCGAATTCGACAAGCACGGAACGTCGTACGACCGTAGGGTGTCGGAAATCTTTCGCGCACATGCAGTTCCGGTCGAGGACGGGCCGTTCGCGGCGGGCGAGGTGAGCTTCCACGCCGCCGGCTGCTTCCACAACGCGGGCGCGAACCGGACCACCACCGCACGAGTGGTGCTGGCGACGACGTACTTCGCCGATGGCACCCGGGTGGTGCCCAACCCCACCATGGTCAGCGGCGACTGGCGCAAGTTCATCCCTGGCGCCGAACCAGGGCAGGTGGTGGCCAGTCCTTTCAACCCCCTGCTGGCGAGGTTGCGAGACTGA
- a CDS encoding FAD-dependent oxidoreductase: protein MTDALTSRAAPFRMHRRRLVTPDPLLPRAVDPGTEAVVVGGGIAGISAAIVLAERGVRVTVLEANDYLGGRLGAWPEHLPDGSEQYVEHGFHAFFRHYYTWRSILRRADPDLSFLTPVDSYPVISATWPAEDLSGLPAAPPLNLLALALRSKSLSRRELTNADPDTGRALLAYDRATTVAELDNVDAATFLDGLGMTERTRSMLFEAFARSFFCNQGELSAAELVAMFHYYFLGNPEGIGFDVPNTDHATAIWHPLQRYLEQLGGSIHFGAAVSGIAPDGQGWHVDAGDVALTTRHLVLALDPGALRALIARSPVTAASAPLLAGQCESLRVAPPFAVSRIWLDRDVAPERAAFSAVSGQPNLDSVAVYSRLEEPSIQWARATGGSVIELHSYSCRLADADDAAQTMRRELAALWPETADAVVLHTHDRLEATAPAFPPGSSGTRPGVRTDARGLRLAGDYVELPYLAGLMERSAMSGVLAANDVLAELGAAAEPIMGVPQRGLLAGVPQIPRRGQRKTAPGKERLRR, encoded by the coding sequence ATGACCGACGCCCTCACCAGCCGGGCCGCGCCGTTCCGGATGCACCGCCGCCGCCTGGTGACGCCCGATCCCCTGCTGCCGCGCGCCGTCGACCCCGGCACCGAAGCCGTGGTCGTGGGCGGCGGCATCGCCGGCATCTCGGCCGCCATCGTCTTGGCCGAACGTGGCGTCCGGGTCACGGTGCTCGAAGCGAACGACTACCTCGGTGGACGGCTCGGGGCCTGGCCCGAGCACCTGCCGGATGGCAGCGAGCAGTACGTCGAACACGGATTCCACGCCTTCTTCCGGCACTACTACACGTGGCGCTCCATCCTGCGCCGTGCCGACCCCGACCTGTCGTTCCTCACGCCGGTCGACAGTTACCCGGTGATCTCGGCGACCTGGCCGGCAGAGGACCTGTCCGGTCTGCCCGCCGCGCCACCGCTGAATCTGTTGGCGCTGGCTTTGCGCTCGAAGAGCCTCAGTCGGCGCGAATTGACCAACGCCGACCCCGACACGGGTCGGGCGCTGCTGGCCTACGACCGCGCCACCACGGTCGCCGAGCTCGACAACGTGGACGCGGCAACGTTTCTCGACGGCCTCGGGATGACCGAGCGCACCCGCAGCATGCTCTTCGAGGCCTTCGCCCGGTCCTTCTTCTGCAATCAGGGCGAACTCTCGGCCGCCGAACTCGTGGCGATGTTCCATTACTACTTCCTCGGCAATCCCGAGGGCATCGGCTTCGACGTGCCGAACACCGATCACGCGACGGCCATCTGGCATCCCTTGCAGCGGTACCTCGAACAGCTCGGCGGCAGCATCCACTTCGGCGCCGCAGTGTCGGGCATCGCCCCCGACGGCCAGGGCTGGCACGTCGACGCCGGAGACGTCGCACTGACCACCCGCCACCTCGTCCTCGCTCTCGACCCCGGGGCCCTGCGTGCGCTCATCGCCCGTTCGCCGGTGACTGCGGCGTCCGCCCCGCTGCTCGCCGGTCAGTGTGAAAGTCTGCGCGTGGCACCCCCTTTCGCCGTCAGTCGCATCTGGCTGGACCGGGATGTCGCGCCTGAGCGGGCCGCGTTCAGCGCGGTGAGCGGACAACCGAACCTCGACTCGGTCGCGGTCTACTCCCGGCTGGAGGAGCCGAGCATCCAGTGGGCGCGCGCCACGGGTGGATCGGTGATCGAACTGCACTCCTACTCCTGTCGCCTGGCCGACGCGGACGATGCCGCGCAGACCATGCGCCGCGAGCTTGCCGCCCTGTGGCCCGAGACCGCCGACGCGGTGGTCCTGCACACCCACGACCGGCTGGAGGCCACCGCACCCGCGTTCCCGCCCGGATCCTCGGGGACCCGACCGGGTGTGCGCACCGATGCGCGCGGGCTGCGGCTCGCCGGGGATTACGTGGAGTTGCCCTACCTCGCCGGGCTGATGGAGCGCTCGGCGATGTCGGGTGTGCTGGCCGCCAACGACGTACTCGCCGAGCTCGGCGCCGCCGCCGAGCCGATCATGGGGGTGCCGCAACGCGGTCTCCTCGCGGGCGTGCCCCAGATACCTCGACGCGGCCAGCGAAAAACGGCGCCGGGAAAAGAGCGACTCCGCAGGTAG
- a CDS encoding TetR/AcrR family transcriptional regulator, giving the protein MQPSKAAPTLRERKRTKTQRAIRRAALRLFLDQGYSNTTVEQIAERAEVSPRTFYRYFGVKEAVLICDQFTPIVTAFVNAPRELSPVAAYRFAVKEYFAGLTEEDRQDAIVSQHLLYSAPEARGLLYSEYVTLIRLLTDALTQRLGEGVAFTDRQAIAGAIVGVLMAASDGTPLPEQELARSFDALEARFAW; this is encoded by the coding sequence GTGCAACCGTCGAAAGCCGCACCCACCTTGCGTGAACGCAAGAGAACCAAGACTCAGAGGGCGATTCGCCGGGCCGCGTTGCGCTTGTTCCTCGACCAGGGTTACAGCAACACGACTGTCGAACAGATCGCCGAGCGTGCCGAGGTTTCCCCTCGCACGTTCTATCGCTATTTCGGGGTCAAAGAGGCCGTGCTGATCTGCGACCAGTTCACGCCCATCGTCACTGCTTTCGTCAACGCCCCGCGGGAGCTGTCCCCGGTAGCGGCCTACAGGTTCGCGGTGAAGGAGTACTTCGCCGGACTGACCGAGGAGGATCGTCAGGACGCGATCGTCAGCCAGCACCTGCTTTACTCGGCGCCCGAGGCGCGCGGATTGCTCTACTCGGAGTACGTCACCCTGATACGACTTCTCACCGATGCCCTGACTCAGCGGCTCGGGGAAGGAGTCGCCTTCACCGACCGTCAGGCCATCGCCGGCGCCATCGTCGGGGTGTTGATGGCGGCATCGGACGGCACACCCCTTCCCGAACAGGAGCTAGCACGCAGCTTCGATGCCTTGGAGGCGAGATTCGCGTGGTGA
- a CDS encoding TetR/AcrR family transcriptional regulator: MATPRALAQLKPRWTEREAELLAVTLRHLQEHGYERLTVETVATAARCSKATIYRRWPSKERLVLAAFIEGTNCAEVPPRTGSLRGDLIHIGSVICEQSSEHASTMRAVLMELDRSPELAEAFETEFVLQRRAVYDEVLAAAVDRGEIDADAINSEIQDLLAGYLVFRFLVSRRPPTRDTVVAMVDDVIIPSLTRNRRPWPR, translated from the coding sequence ATGGCGACCCCCCGCGCTCTGGCTCAGCTCAAGCCGCGCTGGACCGAGCGCGAAGCCGAACTACTCGCCGTGACCCTGCGCCACCTGCAGGAACATGGCTACGAGCGGTTGACCGTCGAGACCGTGGCCACCGCTGCGCGCTGCAGCAAAGCGACGATTTATCGGCGCTGGCCATCGAAGGAGCGGCTCGTGCTCGCCGCATTCATCGAAGGCACCAACTGTGCGGAGGTGCCGCCGCGCACCGGATCGTTGCGCGGGGACCTCATTCACATCGGATCGGTGATCTGCGAGCAGTCGTCAGAGCACGCCAGCACCATGCGCGCCGTCCTGATGGAACTGGATCGAAGCCCCGAGCTGGCCGAGGCCTTCGAAACGGAGTTCGTCCTGCAACGCCGGGCGGTGTACGACGAGGTGCTCGCCGCGGCCGTCGACCGCGGTGAGATCGACGCCGACGCCATCAACAGCGAGATCCAGGACCTGCTCGCCGGGTACCTGGTATTTCGTTTCCTGGTTTCGAGACGACCTCCGACGAGGGACACGGTCGTGGCGATGGTCGACGACGTGATCATCCCCAGTCTCACCCGCAATCGCCGACCTTGGCCGCGATGA
- a CDS encoding substrate-binding domain-containing protein has translation MMMLFAASTGITHASPNPSDMTMVNVVKVDGIPWFNRMAVGVERFATRTGVHTSQEGADDTSPQKQVQLIADLIPRRPTAITVVPNSVEAVEDVLGQARAQGITVVSHEATGIKNADIDIEAFDNAAFGRQTIQSLAQCMGGHGEYVQFVGSVTMTTHMQWIDAAHDMQLADFPGMTRIEDPVETGNDEPTAYVKARELLAKYPTLTGFQGAASTDVPGIARAVRDAGAQDRTCVMGTAVPSVAAPFFADGAIDKIFFWDPAMAGEAQLQIALMLIQGERIEAGTDLAVPGYDALTKLDGYDNVFVGNAALEADVNTISQYDF, from the coding sequence ATGATGATGCTGTTTGCCGCGTCCACCGGCATCACCCATGCCTCTCCGAATCCCTCTGACATGACAATGGTCAACGTCGTGAAAGTCGACGGAATCCCGTGGTTCAACCGAATGGCCGTGGGCGTCGAGAGATTTGCGACACGCACCGGCGTCCACACGAGTCAGGAAGGCGCCGACGACACCAGCCCGCAAAAGCAGGTTCAGCTCATCGCGGACCTGATCCCGCGGCGCCCGACCGCCATCACCGTGGTGCCCAACTCGGTAGAAGCCGTGGAGGATGTTCTCGGCCAGGCTCGTGCGCAGGGCATCACCGTCGTTTCCCACGAAGCCACCGGAATCAAGAACGCCGACATCGATATCGAGGCCTTCGACAACGCCGCCTTCGGCAGGCAGACGATCCAAAGCCTCGCCCAGTGCATGGGCGGGCACGGCGAATATGTCCAATTCGTCGGCAGCGTGACCATGACCACGCACATGCAATGGATAGACGCCGCGCATGACATGCAGCTGGCCGATTTTCCCGGCATGACCCGCATCGAAGACCCCGTCGAAACCGGTAACGACGAGCCGACCGCCTACGTGAAGGCCAGGGAGCTGCTGGCGAAGTACCCGACTCTCACGGGATTTCAGGGCGCGGCGAGCACCGATGTCCCGGGTATCGCCCGCGCCGTTCGAGATGCGGGTGCGCAGGACCGGACATGCGTGATGGGAACAGCGGTGCCCTCGGTGGCAGCGCCGTTTTTCGCCGACGGCGCGATCGACAAGATCTTCTTCTGGGATCCGGCGATGGCCGGGGAGGCCCAGCTGCAGATTGCGCTGATGCTCATCCAGGGCGAGAGGATCGAGGCCGGCACCGATCTGGCCGTCCCCGGCTACGACGCACTGACCAAACTCGACGGCTACGACAACGTCTTCGTCGGGAATGCCGCACTGGAAGCTGACGTCAACACCATCTCGCAGTACGACTTCTGA
- a CDS encoding MMPL/RND family transporter, with protein sequence MSEHRQDSPVHSKPARLIHALALPILLVWIAVAVVTNIVSPQLEVVGAARSVAMNAADSPSIMAMRHIGQKFEEFESDSAAMVVLEGDQPLGQAAHDYYDVLVKKFNEDTAHVEHVQDFWGDPLTAGGSQSKDGKAALVQVYLRGNQGEALSNESVDSIRDIVADTPAPDGVKAYVTGAAPTITDNFEVGNEGTHLVTAITFAVIALMLLIVYRSLVTMFIMLVVVAVELMAARGIVAVLAHTGVIGLSTYATNLLTLLAIAAGTDYAIFLVGRYQEARNRGLDRDEAYYDMFRGTVHVIVGSGLTIVGAVACLYFTRLPYFQTLGVPAALGVLVTLVAALTLGPAVVVIASRFGLLEPKRRKRATGWRRVGTSIVRWPGPILVVSLAIAAIGVVALPGAKISYDGRPYLPDTAPSNVGYTAAARHFSEARLNPELLMIESDHDMRNPSDMLILERVAKAVLHTPGIALVQSITRPLGTPITHSSIPFQISAQSAGQIMNLSYQEDRARDILSQVDQTSRSIDILEQQLRLQQASAAATDEQVQAFHETVATINEVRDNLANFDDFFRPLRNYFYWEPHCYDIPSCAALRSVFDSLDGISQLSDQFGKITASLDKLNALQPQLVSLIPPQIDVQKANRELLQSNYATTGGTNAQSQEALENATALGKAFDDAKNDDSFYLPPEAFDNADFKRGLKLFMSPDGKAARMTITHEGNPATPEGISHINALRDSAFDAIKATPLSDAKIYVAGTASTYKDIQEGSTYDLMIAALAAIALILLIMIFITRSFVAAVVIVGTVVLSLGASLGLSVLVWQYIFGIELYWIVPALAIILLLAVGADYNLLLISRFKEEIGAGLNTGIIRAMGGTGAVVTAAGLVFAATMASFVFSDLVVLGQIGTTIAMGLVFDTLIVRSFMTPSIAALLGRWFWWPLLVRPRPASGMLQPYGQRAAVRRLLEPEPASTDGPEPA encoded by the coding sequence ATGAGCGAGCACCGCCAGGACTCCCCCGTGCACTCCAAGCCTGCGCGACTCATCCACGCGCTCGCGCTGCCGATCCTGTTGGTGTGGATCGCTGTGGCCGTCGTAACCAACATCGTGTCGCCTCAGTTGGAAGTCGTGGGCGCGGCGCGCTCGGTGGCCATGAACGCCGCGGACTCACCGTCGATCATGGCCATGCGGCACATCGGGCAGAAGTTCGAGGAGTTCGAATCCGACAGCGCGGCAATGGTCGTCCTCGAAGGCGACCAACCGCTGGGCCAGGCGGCGCACGATTACTACGACGTCCTGGTCAAGAAGTTCAACGAGGACACCGCGCACGTCGAGCACGTCCAGGATTTCTGGGGTGACCCGCTGACGGCGGGCGGCTCACAGAGCAAGGACGGCAAGGCCGCCCTGGTTCAGGTCTACCTGCGGGGCAACCAGGGCGAAGCACTGTCCAACGAGTCCGTCGACAGCATCCGCGACATCGTCGCGGACACACCTGCCCCGGACGGGGTCAAGGCCTACGTCACCGGTGCCGCGCCGACCATCACCGACAACTTCGAGGTGGGCAACGAGGGCACCCATCTGGTCACCGCGATCACCTTCGCCGTCATCGCGCTCATGCTGCTGATCGTCTACCGGTCGCTGGTCACCATGTTCATCATGCTGGTGGTGGTGGCCGTCGAACTGATGGCAGCCCGAGGCATCGTCGCTGTGCTGGCACACACGGGCGTCATCGGCCTGTCCACATACGCCACCAATCTCCTTACGCTGCTGGCCATCGCGGCGGGAACCGACTACGCCATCTTCCTCGTCGGTCGGTACCAGGAAGCGCGAAATCGTGGCCTGGACCGAGACGAGGCGTACTACGACATGTTCCGTGGGACCGTCCACGTGATCGTCGGCTCGGGCCTGACGATTGTCGGCGCTGTCGCCTGCCTCTACTTCACCCGGCTACCGTACTTCCAAACCCTGGGCGTGCCAGCCGCACTCGGCGTGCTGGTGACGCTGGTCGCGGCCCTGACCCTGGGGCCCGCGGTGGTCGTGATCGCCAGCCGGTTCGGACTGCTGGAACCCAAACGCCGAAAGCGCGCCACGGGGTGGCGCCGCGTCGGCACATCGATCGTTCGGTGGCCCGGACCCATTCTCGTCGTGTCGCTGGCCATCGCAGCCATTGGCGTCGTCGCGCTGCCGGGAGCGAAAATCAGCTACGACGGCCGGCCCTACCTTCCGGATACCGCGCCGTCCAACGTCGGCTACACGGCCGCGGCGCGGCATTTCTCCGAGGCCCGCCTCAACCCGGAACTGCTGATGATCGAATCCGATCACGACATGCGCAATCCGTCGGACATGCTGATCCTCGAACGCGTCGCCAAGGCCGTGCTGCACACGCCCGGCATCGCGCTGGTGCAATCGATCACCCGGCCGCTGGGCACCCCGATCACCCACAGCTCCATACCGTTTCAGATCAGCGCCCAGAGTGCCGGCCAGATCATGAACCTGAGCTACCAGGAGGACAGGGCCCGCGACATCCTGAGCCAGGTCGACCAGACCAGCAGGTCCATCGACATTCTGGAGCAGCAACTCAGGCTGCAGCAGGCCAGCGCCGCGGCCACCGACGAGCAGGTCCAGGCGTTCCACGAGACCGTCGCCACCATCAACGAGGTACGCGACAACCTGGCCAACTTCGACGACTTCTTCCGGCCGCTGCGCAACTACTTCTACTGGGAACCGCACTGCTACGACATCCCGTCGTGCGCTGCGCTGCGATCGGTGTTCGACTCACTCGACGGCATCTCCCAGCTCAGTGATCAGTTCGGCAAGATCACGGCCAGCCTTGACAAGCTCAATGCCCTCCAGCCGCAACTGGTCTCACTGATACCGCCGCAGATCGACGTGCAGAAAGCCAACAGGGAACTGCTGCAATCGAACTACGCCACCACCGGCGGCACCAACGCGCAGAGCCAGGAAGCGCTGGAGAACGCCACCGCACTGGGCAAGGCGTTCGACGACGCGAAGAACGACGATTCGTTCTATCTGCCACCGGAGGCGTTCGACAACGCCGACTTCAAGCGCGGCCTCAAGCTGTTCATGTCGCCGGACGGCAAAGCCGCTCGCATGACGATCACTCACGAGGGCAATCCCGCGACGCCGGAGGGCATCTCGCATATCAACGCCCTGCGGGACTCGGCGTTCGACGCGATCAAGGCGACACCGCTGTCCGATGCGAAGATCTACGTTGCGGGCACGGCGTCGACGTACAAGGACATTCAGGAGGGTTCGACCTACGACCTGATGATCGCCGCGCTGGCGGCCATCGCCCTGATCCTGCTGATCATGATCTTCATCACCCGCAGCTTCGTCGCGGCGGTGGTGATCGTGGGGACCGTCGTGCTGTCGCTGGGAGCATCGCTGGGCCTGTCGGTCCTCGTGTGGCAGTACATCTTCGGCATCGAGCTGTACTGGATCGTGCCCGCGCTGGCGATCATCCTGCTGCTGGCGGTGGGTGCCGACTACAACCTGCTGCTGATATCCCGGTTCAAGGAGGAGATCGGTGCGGGCCTGAACACCGGCATCATCCGCGCCATGGGGGGCACCGGTGCGGTGGTCACCGCGGCCGGGTTGGTGTTCGCCGCCACCATGGCGTCGTTCGTGTTCAGCGACCTGGTGGTCCTCGGGCAGATCGGTACGACGATCGCCATGGGCCTGGTGTTCGACACGCTGATCGTGCGGTCGTTCATGACGCCGTCGATCGCGGCTCTGCTGGGACGCTGGTTCTGGTGGCCGCTACTCGTTCGCCCTCGCCCGGCCAGTGGGATGTTGCAGCCCTATGGCCAACGAGCGGCGGTGCGGCGACTGCTGGAACCCGAACCCGCGTCGACCGACGGGCCCGAACCGGCCTGA